One Trichoderma atroviride chromosome 7, complete sequence DNA segment encodes these proteins:
- a CDS encoding uncharacterized protein (EggNog:ENOG41): MAPGTRRAGRSGYAEHDDFEGLPVRQWRPEWVNVAPPVQQEQQQQNDIWAIELIHGMPKDATLLPPHTQELLRAARSGRLYKRPHPNEDEEADNETSMQDKLEKKEEDTSAQGYQIRVWKQLPKNVEAPEISHLAKRRKNTVTTASRTIEEKVQGPTVTRATVRRMDAAGNPYTEEVTLSEGQRVDGEVISTRVEAIPAAQPDTYAAMSQAAARRRPPPPKRKAKAGPGRGKKKSRQQPSADQQAARSVPAAAGVAAAIKTESNGGVTLAQNENAPPNVDSEIGDGEGDGDEEEDDDEEGDDGDEGEDGEEGEGDETGFVDESILDAPKDHDEEMADASHIIENPDTEMQDEQPAPEEPAPREPSPPKPANPTLELPPENPLSLPIKHEDTPPRNTVIVPSPSAPSVSTEPEAAIAQPFLDLPVVDNTADSTVAEPPSTIVGEAPQEAIERDIPHDEAALERALERPVEQAALPPPDQVGNISSPRAEDESFRASDEASKGQDSVQPDASVQRPMIMHQLSTMTEDTIKPEDSVSVTAPMPGSGAPSELGNVSVDDGKEETVAASTRAESTEPQVVAPEAADDAPTAKEEEDEPDLLGGLMGELDRQAAASQLLEEVIKPDTTSAPEAEPESPVDTTLPDVAEPEGPVDTTLPDVAEPEVEAEPEAEPEAEPQVEPQVEPEAQPQVEPQVEPAAEPQVEPQVEPVAEPQVEPVAEPVAEPEAEPEAEPVAEPEAEPETVPEAEAAPPVTEDGAMHDIPQPETLPEPEQESKLEDEPNPEPESQHELEPEPESKPEPEPELKHEPEPAPKLEPETVPEDEPMADAASPVKSEPPAEEGPGEKADPPANA, translated from the exons ATGGCCCCAGGA ACAAGACGCGCTGGCCGCAGCGGCTACGCCGAGCACGACGACTTTGAAG GTCTTCCCGTCCGTCAATGGCGGCCCGAATGGGTCAACGTCGCGCCTCCGGtgcagcaggagcagcagcagcaaaacgACATCTGGGCCATCGAGCTCATCCACGGCATGCCCAAAGATGCGactctgctgccgccgcacACGCAGGAGCTTCTCCGCGCTGCGCGTTCCGGCCGGCTATACAAGCGCCCGCACCCaaacgaggatgaggaggcggATAACGAGACCAGCATGCAGGACAAGctcgagaagaaagaggaggataCAAGCGCGCAGGGTTATCAGATCCGGGTTTGGAAGCAGCTGCCCAAGAATGTCGAGGCACCGGAGATCTCGCACCTCGCTAAGCGTAGGAAGAACACCGTCACCACGGCGAGCCGAACGATAGAGGAGAAGGTCCAAGGGCCGACGGTGACCAGGGCTACAGTCCGGCGGATGGACGCAGCTGGAAACCCGTACACGGAGGAAGTTACTCTGTCCGAAGGCCAACGGGTAGACGGCGAAGTCATATCAACCAGGGTCGAGGCCATCCCCGCGGCACAGCCAGATACCTATGCTGCCATGTCgcaggcagcagccaggagaaggccgccgccaccgaagagaaaagcaaaggctgggcctgggcgaggcaagaagaagtcaagaCAGCAGCCCTCTGCAGATCAGCAGGCGGCCAGAAGTGTGCCTGCAGCGGCTGGAGTCGCAGCAGCGATCAAGACTGAGAGCAATGGAGGAGTC ACACTCGCACAAAACGAAAACGCGCCTCCGAATGTGGATAGCGAaattggcgatggcgaagGCGAcggggatgaagaggaggatgatgatgaagagggcgaCGACGGTGAcgagggcgaagatggagaagaaggcgaaggcgACGAAACTGGTTTTGTCGATGAATCCATTCTAGATGCTCCCAAGGATCACGATGAAGAAATGGCCGATGCGTCTCACATAATTGAGAACCCTGATACTGAGATGCAGGATGAACAGCCGGcgccagaagagccagcgcCAAGAGAGCCCTCGCCTCCCAAGCCAGCAAATCCTACACTCGAACTACCTCCGGAGAaccctctttctctgccgATCAAGCACGAAGACACGCCTCCTAGGAATACCGTCATCGTGCCCTCTCCATCCGCGCCATCGGTGAGCACCGAGCCCGAGGCCGCAATTGCTCAGCCCTTTTTGGATTTGCCTGTTGTCGATAACACAGCCGACTCTACTGTCGCTGAGCCGCCTTCAACAATCGTTGGAGAAGCTCCTCAGGAGGCTATTGAGCGAGATATTCCGCATGATGAAGCTGCCCTTGAAAGAGCCCTTGAAAGACCCGTTGAACAAGCGGCTTTGCCTCCTCCTGACCAAGTAGGCAATATCTCAAGCCCGAGGGCTGAAGATGAAAGCTTCCGAGCCTCTGATGAAGCTTCCAAGGGACAAGACAGCGTCCAACCCGATGCCAGCGTCCAAAGACCGATGATAATGCATCAGCTGTCTACAATGACCGAGGATACCATCAAGCCGGAGGACTCAGTCTCGGTAACAGCTCCTATGCCTGGATCTGGGGCACCTTCGGAACTTGGAAACGTATCAGTAGATgatggaaaggaagagactGTAGCTGCAAGCACAAGGGCTGAGTCAACTGAACCGCAGGTGGTTGCTCCTGAAGCAGCTGACGATGCTCCTACggccaaggaggaagaggacgagccGGATCTGCTTGGAGGTCTGATGGGAGAACTTGATCGCCAGGCAGCTGCGTCACAGCTACTGGAAGAAGTTATTAAGCCCGACACCACGTCCGCCCCCGAGGCTGAACCTGAGAGTCCTGTTGATACAACACTACCTGACGTTGCTGAACCTGAAGGTCCTGTTGATACAACGCTACCTGACGTTGCTGAACctgaagttgaagctgagCCTGAAGCTGAGCCTGAAGCTGAGCCCCAAGTTGAACCCCAAGTTGAGCCTGAAGCTCAGCCCCAAGTTGAACCCCAAGTTGAGCCAGCGGCTGAGCCTCAAGTTGAGCCTCAGGTTGAGCCAGTAGCTGAGCCTCAGGTTGAGCCAGTAGCTGAGCCAGTAGCTGAGCCTGAAGCTGAGCCTGAAGCTGAGCCAGTAGCTGAGCCTGAAGCTGAGCCTGAAACTGTGCCTGAAGCCGAGGCCGCACCGCCCGTCACTGAAGACGGCGCCATGCACGACATCCCGCAGCCAGAGACACTGCCTGAGCCAGAGCAGGAATCAAAACTAGAAGATGAACCAAACCCGGAGCCAGAGTCCCAACATGAGctagagccagagccagagtcAAAGCCAGAACCTGAGCCAGAGTTGAAACACGAACCGGAACCTGCGCCTAAATTAGAGCCTGAAACTGTGCCGGAAGACGAGCCCATGGCAGATGCAGCTTCGCCAGTGAAGTCAGAACCTCCCGCTGAAGAAGGACCAGGAGAAAAAGCAGACCCGCCGGCCAACGCATAA